One Mycobacteroides abscessus ATCC 19977 genomic window carries:
- the acnA gene encoding aconitate hydratase AcnA: MNSFGARGTLQVGDESYEIFRLNAVPGTEKLPYSLKVLAENLLRTEDGANITKDHVLALANWDPSAEPSVEIQFTPARVVMQDFTGVPCVVDLATMREAVAALGGDPDKVNPLSPAEMVIDHSVILDVFGTADAFERNVELEYERNAERYQFLRWGQGAFDDFKVVPPGTGIVHQVNIEYLARTVMVRNGQAYPDTCVGTDSHTTMVNGLGVLGWGVGGIEAEAAMLGQPVSMLIPRVVGFKLTGEIQPGVTATDVVLTVTDMLRKHGVVGKFVEFYGKGVAEVPLANRATLGNMSPEFGSTAAIFPIDDETINYLRLTGRDEAQLALVEAYAREQGMWHDADHEPAFSEYLELDLSTVVPSISGPKRPQDRIELSDAKNAFRKDIHNYVEENHPAPHTNLDEAVEESFPASDSAVLSFAEDDAVIPSAANGGEGRPSKPVKVTSAERGNFVLDHGAVVVAGITSCTNTSNPSVMLGAALLAKKAVEKGLTTKPWVKTNMAPGSQVVTDYYNKAGLWPYLEKLGYYLGGYGCTTCIGNTGPLPDEISKAINDNDLSVTAVLSGNRNFEGRISPDVKMNYLASPPLVIAYGIAGTMDFDFETDPLGKDHDGNDVFLKDIWPSASEIEETIASSINREMFTSSYADVFKGDERWRGLPTPEGNTFAWSDDSTYVRKAPYFDGMPLEPTPVTDIKGARVLALLGDSVTTDHISPAGSIKSGTPAAQYLDEHGVERKDYNSLGSRRGNHEVMVRGTFANIRLRNQLLDDVSGGYTRDFTQDGGPQSFIYDASVNYQKAGIPLVVLGGKEYGSGSSRDWAAKGTRLLGVKAVITESFERIHRSNLIGMGVVPLQFPAGESAASLKLDGTETYDISGIEKLNEGSTPKTVQVTATRENGETVQFDAVVRIDTPGEADYYRNGGILQYVLRNMLAG; encoded by the coding sequence GTGAATTCCTTCGGCGCGCGCGGCACTCTGCAGGTTGGCGACGAGTCGTACGAGATCTTCCGACTCAACGCCGTACCGGGCACCGAGAAACTGCCCTACAGCCTGAAGGTGTTGGCAGAGAACCTATTACGCACCGAAGACGGCGCGAACATCACCAAGGACCATGTCCTGGCGCTGGCCAACTGGGATCCCTCGGCCGAGCCGAGCGTGGAAATCCAGTTCACCCCGGCCCGCGTGGTCATGCAGGACTTCACCGGTGTGCCCTGCGTGGTCGACCTGGCCACCATGCGTGAAGCGGTCGCCGCCCTCGGTGGCGATCCGGACAAGGTGAACCCGCTGTCCCCCGCCGAGATGGTCATCGACCACTCGGTGATCCTGGACGTCTTCGGCACGGCCGACGCCTTCGAGCGCAACGTCGAACTCGAATACGAGCGCAACGCCGAGCGCTATCAGTTCTTGCGTTGGGGCCAGGGCGCTTTCGACGACTTCAAGGTCGTCCCGCCGGGCACCGGCATCGTGCACCAGGTCAACATCGAGTACCTGGCCCGCACCGTGATGGTGCGCAACGGCCAGGCCTACCCCGACACCTGTGTGGGCACGGACTCGCACACCACCATGGTCAACGGCCTGGGCGTGCTCGGCTGGGGAGTCGGGGGTATCGAGGCCGAGGCAGCCATGCTGGGCCAGCCGGTCTCCATGCTCATCCCGCGCGTCGTCGGCTTCAAGCTCACCGGCGAGATCCAACCGGGTGTGACCGCCACCGACGTGGTGCTGACCGTCACCGACATGCTGCGCAAGCACGGCGTGGTGGGCAAGTTCGTCGAGTTCTACGGCAAGGGTGTGGCCGAGGTACCGCTGGCCAACCGCGCCACGCTGGGCAACATGAGCCCGGAATTCGGTTCTACCGCAGCGATCTTCCCGATCGACGACGAGACCATCAACTACCTGCGTCTGACCGGTCGCGACGAGGCACAGCTGGCGCTCGTCGAGGCCTACGCACGTGAGCAGGGCATGTGGCACGACGCCGATCACGAGCCTGCTTTCTCGGAGTACCTCGAGCTGGACCTGTCCACCGTCGTCCCGTCGATCTCCGGACCCAAGCGTCCGCAGGACCGCATCGAGCTGTCCGATGCCAAGAACGCGTTCCGCAAGGACATCCACAACTACGTCGAGGAAAACCACCCGGCGCCGCACACGAACCTCGATGAGGCCGTTGAGGAGTCATTCCCGGCAAGCGACTCCGCGGTGCTGTCCTTCGCCGAGGATGACGCCGTCATCCCGTCGGCGGCCAATGGCGGCGAGGGTCGCCCGTCCAAGCCGGTCAAGGTGACGTCCGCCGAGCGCGGCAACTTCGTGTTGGACCACGGCGCGGTGGTGGTCGCGGGCATCACGTCCTGCACCAACACCTCCAACCCGTCGGTCATGCTGGGCGCCGCCCTGCTGGCCAAGAAGGCCGTCGAGAAGGGCCTGACCACCAAGCCATGGGTCAAGACCAACATGGCCCCCGGGTCGCAGGTCGTCACCGACTACTACAACAAGGCCGGTCTGTGGCCGTACCTGGAGAAGCTGGGCTACTACCTGGGCGGCTACGGCTGCACCACATGCATCGGTAACACCGGCCCGCTGCCCGACGAGATCTCCAAGGCCATCAACGACAACGACCTCTCCGTGACCGCGGTCCTGTCCGGTAACCGCAACTTCGAGGGCCGCATCTCCCCCGACGTCAAGATGAACTACCTGGCCTCCCCGCCGCTGGTCATCGCCTACGGCATCGCCGGAACCATGGACTTCGACTTCGAGACCGATCCCCTGGGCAAGGATCACGACGGCAATGACGTCTTCTTGAAGGACATCTGGCCCAGCGCCTCGGAGATCGAAGAGACCATCGCCTCGTCGATCAACCGTGAGATGTTCACCAGCTCCTACGCCGATGTCTTCAAGGGCGACGAGCGCTGGCGCGGGCTGCCCACCCCGGAGGGCAACACCTTTGCGTGGAGCGACGATTCGACGTACGTGCGCAAGGCGCCCTACTTCGATGGCATGCCGCTGGAGCCCACGCCGGTCACCGACATCAAGGGTGCGCGTGTGCTGGCCCTGCTCGGCGACTCGGTGACCACCGACCACATCTCGCCGGCCGGTTCCATCAAGTCGGGCACCCCCGCCGCGCAGTACCTCGACGAGCACGGTGTGGAGCGCAAGGATTACAACTCGCTGGGCTCACGCCGCGGCAACCACGAAGTGATGGTGCGCGGCACCTTCGCGAACATCCGCCTGCGCAACCAGCTGCTCGACGACGTCTCGGGTGGATACACTCGCGACTTCACCCAGGATGGCGGACCACAGTCGTTCATCTACGACGCGTCGGTGAATTACCAGAAGGCCGGTATCCCCCTGGTGGTGCTGGGCGGTAAAGAGTACGGATCAGGCTCGTCCAGGGACTGGGCGGCAAAGGGCACGCGTCTGCTGGGCGTCAAGGCCGTCATCACCGAGTCGTTCGAGCGCATTCACCGGTCGAATCTCATTGGTATGGGTGTCGTCCCGCTGCAGTTCCCGGCCGGAGAGTCCGCGGCCTCGCTGAAGCTGGACGGCACCGAGACCTACGACATCAGCGGAATCGAGAAGCTCAACGAGGGCTCGACGCCGAAGACCGTGCAGGTGACCGCTACCCGCGAAAACGGCGAGACGGTTCAGTTCGACGCCGTGGTCCGGATCGACACCCCCGGTGAGGCCGACTACTACCGCAACGGCGGCATCCTGCAGTACGTGCTGCGGAACATGCTGGCCGGTTAA
- a CDS encoding AMIN-like domain-containing (lipo)protein, producing MRGQGGIRNIGVLALTALTASGCAGQTRQLGELVSPVATTTALPQTTTPAPETFRVTACETVSGGGGGKNVAPLLRDVRVGKQDDYDRVTFEFGPDPKADPKNKVPLDELVVPKYSVDSPASVSAGPKGDHVVVAGNALLGVLFDGAAAHEADKPIRSYPGPNEIKPKDFPVLAEAKQGEDFEGKVRWALGLNKQRCPQVSTLTNPPRLVVDLPH from the coding sequence ATGCGAGGACAAGGCGGTATCCGGAACATCGGAGTACTGGCGCTGACGGCGCTGACGGCATCCGGTTGTGCCGGCCAGACACGCCAGCTGGGCGAGCTGGTGTCGCCGGTGGCCACGACGACTGCGCTGCCGCAAACGACGACGCCGGCGCCGGAGACCTTCCGGGTTACCGCGTGCGAGACGGTCAGCGGCGGCGGCGGCGGCAAGAACGTGGCCCCGCTGCTCCGCGATGTCCGAGTCGGAAAGCAAGACGACTACGACAGGGTCACCTTCGAATTCGGGCCGGACCCCAAGGCCGATCCCAAGAACAAGGTGCCGCTGGATGAGCTGGTGGTTCCCAAGTACTCGGTGGACAGCCCGGCGAGTGTGTCTGCGGGGCCTAAGGGCGACCATGTCGTAGTCGCGGGAAATGCGTTGCTCGGTGTGCTCTTCGACGGCGCCGCCGCCCACGAAGCCGACAAACCGATCCGCTCCTACCCGGGGCCCAACGAGATCAAGCCCAAGGACTTCCCGGTTCTTGCGGAGGCCAAGCAAGGTGAGGATTTCGAAGGCAAGGTCAGGTGGGCGCTGGGGCTGAACAAGCAGCGCTGTCCCCAAGTGAGCACCCTGACCAACCCGCCACGGCTTGTGGTGGATCTGCCGCACTAA
- a CDS encoding DinB family protein encodes MPITPDTKDWTWVLESRCGECGFDPAATSFDQIPHIVRENLAAWQSVLAGPDVHLRPDEQTWSALEYGAHVRDVFRIFLTRLRLMLAEDDPLFENWDQDKTALEDRYAQQDPATVADELAAAGEAVAAAFAAVPLSALQRRGTRSNGSVFTVTTLGLYFVHDPVHHLNDVSRPAAD; translated from the coding sequence GTGCCGATCACGCCTGACACCAAGGACTGGACCTGGGTCCTGGAGAGCCGTTGCGGTGAGTGCGGATTCGATCCGGCCGCAACATCATTCGATCAGATACCACACATCGTCCGGGAGAATCTGGCGGCCTGGCAATCAGTGCTGGCCGGCCCCGACGTGCACCTGCGCCCCGACGAGCAGACCTGGTCGGCACTGGAGTACGGCGCGCATGTCCGCGATGTGTTCCGCATCTTCCTGACACGGCTGCGGCTCATGTTGGCCGAGGACGACCCGCTGTTCGAGAATTGGGACCAGGACAAGACTGCGCTCGAGGACCGCTACGCCCAACAAGACCCCGCGACAGTTGCCGACGAGCTTGCCGCGGCCGGTGAAGCCGTCGCCGCCGCATTTGCCGCGGTGCCGCTCAGCGCGTTACAGCGGCGCGGAACGCGAAGCAATGGCTCGGTTTTCACCGTCACCACGCTCGGGCTGTACTTCGTGCACGACCCGGTGCACCATCTCAACGATGTTTCCCGCCCGGCCGCGGATTAG
- a CDS encoding helix-turn-helix domain-containing protein — MAKTRDEERAELKAGYEKGASIRTLAAETGRSYGYVHRALVESGVVLRGRGGPNRRGRKV, encoded by the coding sequence ATGGCCAAAACGCGCGACGAGGAGCGTGCCGAGCTGAAGGCCGGATACGAGAAGGGGGCGAGCATTCGTACGCTCGCCGCGGAAACGGGCCGATCGTACGGCTACGTGCACCGCGCGCTCGTGGAATCGGGCGTGGTCCTGCGCGGCCGCGGAGGCCCGAATCGGCGCGGCCGCAAGGTCTAG
- a CDS encoding TetR/AcrR family transcriptional regulator, with the protein MPRVSEDHLAARRRQILDGARRCFAEYGYDGATVRRLEHTIGMSRGAIFHHFRDKDTLFFALAREDAERMANVASREGLVQVMRDMLADPSQFDWLATRLEIARKLRNDPEFRRGWNQRSEELNTATLARLQRQKKAGRLREDVPSEVILGYLDLVLDGLVARLAAGESTESLSRVLDLVEDSVRRADHA; encoded by the coding sequence GTGCCGCGCGTTAGCGAGGATCACCTCGCGGCTCGTCGCCGCCAGATCCTCGATGGCGCGCGGCGCTGTTTTGCCGAGTACGGCTATGACGGCGCCACGGTGCGCCGTCTTGAGCACACCATCGGCATGTCGCGGGGCGCGATCTTCCATCACTTCCGCGACAAGGACACCCTGTTCTTCGCGCTCGCGCGCGAGGACGCCGAACGGATGGCGAATGTGGCTAGCCGTGAGGGTCTGGTGCAGGTGATGCGGGACATGCTCGCCGATCCGAGTCAATTCGATTGGCTGGCAACCCGTTTGGAGATCGCCCGGAAGCTGCGCAACGATCCGGAGTTTCGGCGGGGCTGGAACCAGCGTTCCGAAGAGCTCAACACCGCTACCTTGGCGCGGCTACAGCGCCAGAAAAAGGCGGGCAGACTGCGTGAAGACGTGCCCAGCGAAGTCATCCTGGGTTATCTCGACCTGGTGCTCGACGGTCTGGTGGCCCGCCTGGCCGCCGGCGAATCGACAGAGAGCCTCAGCCGGGTGCTGGATCTCGTGGAGGACTCGGTGCGACGTGCCGATCACGCCTGA